From BD1-7 clade bacterium, one genomic window encodes:
- the merA gene encoding Mercuric reductase, whose protein sequence is MAKYDYNMIVIGGGSAGLVASLIAAATGAKVALIEKHKMGGDCLNTGCVPSKALIQSAKVAHQMRHADHYGLKPRQPEIDFKSVMDRIHNIIATIEPHDSVERFTGLGVTCFAGDARLTGPHSISFSNADGEQSLTARSIVVATGAGPLVPPIEGLEDIDYLTSDDLWQLQSLPKRLLVLGAGPIGVEMAQAFARLGAQVTLADMTPTILYREDNDVAKIIAGCLTAEGLDIRTEYKLLRFEQCDGESTAVFDHRGEETRIAFDSTLLAFGRKANTHGFGLEELGVTLRQNQTIDANAFLQTNVPSIYVCGDVTGPYQFTHTASHQAWYAAINALFSPIKRFKADYSVIPWATFCAPEVARVGYNEKDADAECIAYETTLYDMADADRAIADSKNIGFIKVLTKPGSDKIIGATIVSENAGELINEFVIAMRHGLGLNKILSTIHIYPTYSEANKLAAGVWRKNHVPAVAVKLSTLFHALRRRL, encoded by the coding sequence ATGGCGAAGTACGATTACAACATGATTGTTATCGGCGGCGGTTCTGCTGGCCTCGTTGCGTCTCTGATCGCGGCAGCAACCGGTGCCAAAGTGGCTCTGATTGAAAAACACAAGATGGGAGGCGACTGCCTGAATACGGGCTGCGTGCCCTCTAAAGCGCTGATTCAATCAGCCAAAGTTGCTCATCAAATGCGCCATGCTGATCACTATGGGCTCAAACCCAGGCAGCCCGAGATTGATTTCAAAAGTGTCATGGATCGCATACACAATATCATTGCCACCATCGAGCCACACGACTCGGTCGAACGCTTCACTGGCCTCGGCGTCACCTGTTTCGCCGGCGATGCACGGCTGACAGGCCCGCACAGTATCTCCTTCAGCAACGCAGATGGCGAACAATCACTGACTGCTCGCAGCATTGTTGTTGCTACCGGTGCTGGCCCGCTGGTGCCTCCCATTGAGGGTCTTGAAGATATCGATTACCTCACCAGTGACGACCTCTGGCAGCTACAAAGCCTACCCAAGCGTCTATTAGTGCTCGGAGCAGGGCCCATCGGCGTTGAAATGGCCCAAGCTTTTGCACGCTTGGGTGCGCAGGTGACTCTAGCGGATATGACACCGACCATCCTCTACCGTGAAGACAACGATGTTGCAAAAATCATTGCCGGCTGCCTTACTGCCGAAGGCCTGGATATTCGCACCGAGTATAAACTCCTGCGATTCGAGCAATGTGACGGCGAATCTACCGCGGTCTTTGATCATCGAGGCGAAGAAACCCGGATTGCGTTTGATTCTACGCTGCTGGCTTTCGGGCGCAAGGCCAATACCCACGGCTTTGGTCTCGAAGAGCTGGGGGTTACTTTGCGTCAAAATCAAACCATTGACGCCAATGCGTTTCTGCAAACCAATGTTCCCAGCATATACGTGTGTGGCGATGTCACTGGCCCCTATCAGTTTACTCATACAGCCTCACACCAAGCTTGGTACGCGGCCATCAACGCACTATTTAGCCCGATTAAACGTTTCAAAGCTGACTACAGCGTGATTCCGTGGGCGACCTTCTGTGCGCCAGAAGTTGCCCGCGTTGGTTATAACGAAAAGGACGCCGATGCAGAGTGCATCGCCTACGAAACCACGTTGTACGATATGGCAGATGCCGATCGCGCCATCGCCGACAGTAAAAACATCGGTTTTATCAAAGTCTTAACCAAACCTGGCAGTGACAAAATTATTGGCGCCACCATCGTCAGCGAAAATGCGGGCGAGCTGATCAATGAATTTGTTATCGCCATGCGCCACGGCCTCGGCCTGAATAAAATCTTGTCGACCATACATATTTACCCCACTTACAGCGAAGCCAATAAACTGGCAGCCGGAGTTTGGCGTAAAAACCATGTACCGGCCGTTGCCGTTAAACTGTCAACCTTGTTCCATGCATTGAGACGCCGCTTATGA
- the ydjZ gene encoding TVP38/TMEM64 family inner membrane protein YdjZ, with protein MMKQGSVKIIVAVLAVIAVIVFFVSGGQDVFTLANIKVVQGDIAGLFTEHPVLIIAGFMAIYIACTALSIPVATLLTLLAGSVFGFIPGLIIASFASTMGATLAFLLARFLFRDSLQTRYADNLTRINQGLQEEGGFFLFAMRLVPLFPFFXVNFLFGLTPIKTLTFFGISQLGMLPGTAVYVYAGTELGQIDQLQDIASPSLLIAFALLGVFPIASKHFLRWLKQLRNKA; from the coding sequence ATGATGAAACAAGGATCTGTGAAAATCATCGTCGCCGTACTGGCCGTAATTGCTGTTATTGTGTTTTTTGTCAGCGGCGGCCAAGACGTGTTTACGCTCGCCAATATCAAAGTGGTTCAAGGCGATATCGCTGGTCTATTCACCGAACACCCGGTGTTAATCATCGCCGGGTTTATGGCCATCTACATCGCATGCACGGCGCTCTCCATTCCAGTCGCCACATTGTTAACGCTGCTTGCGGGCAGTGTTTTTGGTTTTATTCCCGGTCTTATTATCGCCTCTTTTGCTAGTACGATGGGAGCTACACTCGCCTTCCTATTGGCGCGTTTTTTGTTTCGGGATTCATTGCAAACCCGCTACGCCGATAACCTTACACGTATCAACCAAGGCTTGCAGGAAGAAGGCGGATTTTTCTTGTTTGCCATGCGTTTAGTGCCACTGTTTCCGTTTTTCATNGTCAACTTTCTGTTTGGGCTGACACCCATTAAAACCCTAACATTCTTCGGCATCAGTCAATTAGGCATGCTGCCAGGCACCGCAGTCTACGTCTATGCTGGTACGGAACTGGGGCAGATTGATCAACTTCAAGATATTGCCTCACCAAGCTTACTGATTGCCTTCGCTTTGCTGGGTGTTTTCCCCATCGCCAGCAAACATTTTCTTCGCTGGTTAAAACAACTACGTAACAAGGCCTGA